A region from the Branchiostoma floridae strain S238N-H82 chromosome 9, Bfl_VNyyK, whole genome shotgun sequence genome encodes:
- the LOC118423015 gene encoding ileal sodium/bile acid cotransporter-like produces MEAISKQMYERPCIYVTTVSTLLCLVTIPVCLAIFTSTPLMHGQQLAMAIDMIAVALVCVLVPVIVGILLQHYCKKIADVLGKLASYLGGLLLISSIIVATVIYRAVFRGPTGVLVIAAVFPPFSLLFGYAWAIAFKEDPAVAKTVAVQTGNRNVSLCLSVLKLAFHDNLADQILTFPIEYWLIQNAFTLLVALLYHTWKTYRYPAGNNSESLRILGEKVSQQEEEEESDGA; encoded by the exons ATGGaggcaatctccaagcagatgtacgaGAGGCCCTG TATCTACGTGACCACAGTGTCGACTCTCCTGTGCCTGGTAACCATTCCCGTCTGCCTGGCCATCTTCACCAGCACCCCCCTCATGCACGGTCAGCAGCTCGCCATGGCTATAGACATGATCGCGGTGGCGCTGGTCTGTGTGCTAGTGCCTGTTATAGTGGGAATCCTACTGCAGCATTACTGCAAAAAGATCGCTGACGTGCTGGGCAAG CTGGCATCTTACCTGGGCGGACTCCTCCTCATCAGTAGTATCATCGTGGCGACTGTGATCTACCGGGCGGTGTTCCGCGGTCCTACGGGCGTCCTCGTCATCGCCGCCGTATTCCCTCCCTTCTCCCTCCTCTTCGGTTACGCCTGGGCCATCGCCTTCAAGGAGGACCCTGCCGTGGCCAAAACGGTAGCGGTCCAAACAGGCAACCGCAACGTGTCTCTCTGCCTCTCCGTCCTGAAGCTGGCCTTCCACGACAACTTGGCAGACCAGATCCTGACGTTTCCAATAGAGTACTGGCTGATACAGAACGCGTTCACCCTACTGGTGGCGTTGCTGTATCACACGTGGAAGACGTACCGCTACCCCGCCGGGAACAACAGCGAGTCCCTGCGCATCCTGGGCGAGAAGGTTTCCCAgcaagaggaggaggaggagtctGATGGGGCTTAG
- the LOC118422395 gene encoding mucin-5AC-like produces MITSAPPTTMITSAPPTTMPTSAPPTTMETSVPPTTMITSAPPTTMPTSAPPTTMETSAPPTTMETSVPPTTMETSVPPTTMITSASPTTIITSVPPTTMITSAPPTTMETSVPPTTIETSVPSTTMETTVPPTTMIKSTLPNTMETSAPPSTRITSAPPTTMVTSAPPTTKETSVPPTTIKTLASPTTTETLVSPTTMETSVSTSTRVTSVPPKISVPPTTMITSTLPTTMKTSVPPTTLETSVPPLAMNTSASPNTTKTTAVPTTTMDTTLLYNLTLPEMNTSAAVTRTVLNVTESTLLTFSLSTQTFPSIPENRTRITTTVTFSSIHENRTRLTTTMAFSSVPENRTRLTTTMASASIPENRTRLTTTMVSASIPENRTRLTTTMAFSSIPENRTRLTTSMAFSSIPENRTHLTSTVQSTSSTYLSSTTSFRQSFVPETTSSPPSLVPETSTISQNVTEKTPNPTNNIAAMAAGIAVGAAVLLTLIILAIIFLLIPLLKSRPISMDIYGDEEQPKPKKRKRRRRPFAPPPVLADLYKDQANIFTHHGGGVFFPNRYNPPKEMTGLYQVDSHFKGSPVTVTIPVFNQT; encoded by the exons ATGATCACATCAGCTCCACCTACAACAATGATCACATCAGCTCCACCTACAACAATGCCCACATCAGCCCCACCCACAACTATGGAAACATCAGTCCCGCCAACAACAATGATCACATCAGCTCCACCTACAACAATGCCCACATCAGCCCCACCCACAACTATGGAAACATCAGCCCCACCCACAACTATGGAAACATCAGTCCCACCCACAACTATGGAAACATCAGTCCCGCCTACAACAATGATCACATCAGCTTCACCTACAACAATAATCACATCAGTCCCACCTACAACGATGATCACATCAGCCCCACCTACAACTATGGAAACATCAGTCCCTCCTACAACTATTGAAACATCGGTCCCATCTACAACTATGGAAACAACAGTCCCACCTACAACAATGATCAAATCAACTCTACCTAACACTATGGAAACATCAGCTCCACCTTCAACCAGGATTACATCAGCTCCACCTACAACAATGGTCACATCAGCTCCACCTACAACCAAGGAAACGTCAGTCCCACCTACAACAATTAAAACATTAGCTTCGCCAACTACAACGGAAACATTAGTCTCACCCACAACTATGGAAACCTCAGTTTCAACTAGTACTAGGGTTACATCAGTTCCACCAAAAATTTCAGTGCCACCTACAACTATGATCACATCAACCTTGCCTACAACTATGAAAACGTCAGTCCCACCTACAACTTTGgaaacatcagtcccacctCTGGCAATGAACACATCAGCTTCACCAAATACAACGAAAACAACAGCGGTCCCAACAACAACCATGGACACAACATTACTCTATAATCTCACTCTTCCTGAAATGAATACTTCAGCAGCAGTTACTAGAACAGTTTTGAATGTGACAGAAAGCACtttgttgacattttctttgtctACTCAGACATTTCCGTCTATTCCTGAGAATCGAACTCGCATAACTACGACTGTGACATTTTCGTCTATTCATGAGAATCGTACTCGCTTGACTACGACTATGGCATTTTCCTCTGTTCCTGAGAATCGTACTCGCTTGACTACGACTATGGCATCTGCGTCTATTCCTGAGAATCGTACTCGCTTGACTACGACTATGGTATCTGCGTCTATTCCTGAGAATCGTACTCGCTTGACTACGACTATGGCATTTTCGTCTATTCCTGAGAATCGTACTCGCTTGACTACTTCAATGGCATTTTCGTCTATTCCTGAGAATCGTACTCACTTGACTTCCACTGTACAATCTACAAGTAGCACATATTtgtcatcaacaacatcatttCGTCAGTCATTTGTACCAGAGACCACCTCCTCTCCACCCAGTTTAGTTCCAGAGACATCAACAATAAGCCAGAATGTCACAGAGAAAACACCAAATCCAACCAACAACATTGCTGCAATGGCAGCTGGAATTGCCGTCGGCGCTGCTGTGCTGCTTACACTCATCATTTTGGCAATCATATTTCTCCTTATTCCTCTACTGAAGTCACGTCCCATATCAATGGACATATACGGCGATGAAGAACAACCTAAACCGAAAAA GAGGAAGAGACGCAGAAGGCCGTTTGCTCCACCGCCCGTGTTAGCGGATCTCTACAAAGACCAGGCCAATATCTTCACCCACCACGGCGGAGGGGTCTTCTTTCCCAACAGATACAACCCTCCTAAGGAAATGACAGGGCTTTATCAAGTAGACTCACACTTCAAAGGAAGCCCGGTTACCGTTACCATCCCTGTTTTCAACCAAACGTGA
- the LOC118423196 gene encoding N-lysine methyltransferase SMYD2-A-like produces the protein MEDIKNFAENLVNSRKCYANEPEHFLYLLERCLQLQQGVFYEDNVSFVSVLERALDVCIEMGEWQNALEYAERLGRILRVYLQTDIGLGLLYKKKGLIQLELGRTAEAKESLSTAKRLLTVTHGWRHDLVQHIRNVLTDLQADEESTLNHENNFSEL, from the exons ATGGAGGACATAAAAAACTTCGCGGAAAACCTAGTTAACAGCAGAAAGTGTTATG CTAATGAACCGGAGCACTTCCTGTATCTGTTGGAACGCTGCCTACAACTACAGCAGGGGGTTTTCTACGAGGACAACGTCAGTTTCGTGTCGGTCCTGGAGCGAGCTCTCGATGTCTGCATCGAAATGGGAGAATGGCAGAATGCTCTTGAATATGCCGAAAGACTGGGAAGAATTCTCAG GGTTTATCTACAGACTGACATAGGTCTCGGCCTGCTTTATAAGAAGAAGGGTCTGATACAACTGGAACTCGGGAGAACCGCAGAGGCAAAAGAATCTTTGTCGACG GCCAAACGGCTGCTGACAGTCACACACGGATGGAGACACGATCTCGTGCAACACATCAGAAATGTCCTCACTGACCTTCAAGCTGATGAGGAGTCAACCCTGAACCACGAAAATAACTTTTCAGAACTTTGA